In Bradyrhizobium sp. CCBAU 051011, the following are encoded in one genomic region:
- a CDS encoding MBL fold metallo-hydrolase, protein MELTRRHALTGAAALAATPLLPQAPARAAAPVADKQAPSFYRYKVGDAQVTAISDGVNNFALPDTFVLNVKKDEVNAALEKNFMPKDKMSIQFAPLVINTGGKLVVVDTGNGAAAFASSKGNVGQFATNMVAAGFDPNAVDMVVISHFHGDHINGLLNADNKLAFPNAEVLVPAAEWKYFMDDGEMSRAPEGRMQTVFKNARRVFEAGLNKKATPYEWGKEVAPGLTAVETVGHTPGHTSFVLASGSDRVFIQSDVTNLPALFVANPGWHLMFDQDPALAEKTRRRVYDMLVADKMRVQGFHYPFPANGFVEKDGNGYRLIPAPWNPVI, encoded by the coding sequence ATGGAATTGACACGTCGTCACGCACTCACTGGCGCCGCGGCACTCGCCGCCACGCCGCTGTTGCCGCAAGCGCCCGCCAGGGCCGCAGCGCCGGTCGCGGACAAGCAGGCGCCGAGCTTCTATCGCTACAAGGTGGGGGATGCCCAGGTGACGGCGATCTCGGATGGCGTCAACAATTTCGCGCTGCCCGATACTTTCGTGCTCAACGTCAAGAAGGACGAAGTCAACGCGGCGCTCGAAAAGAACTTCATGCCAAAGGACAAGATGTCGATCCAGTTTGCGCCGCTGGTGATCAACACAGGCGGCAAGCTCGTGGTAGTCGACACCGGCAATGGCGCGGCCGCCTTTGCCTCGAGCAAGGGCAATGTCGGACAGTTCGCCACCAACATGGTCGCCGCCGGGTTCGATCCCAATGCGGTCGACATGGTGGTGATCTCGCACTTCCACGGCGACCACATCAACGGGCTTTTGAACGCCGATAACAAGCTGGCGTTCCCCAATGCCGAAGTGCTGGTGCCGGCGGCGGAATGGAAATACTTCATGGATGACGGCGAGATGAGCCGGGCGCCGGAAGGGCGGATGCAGACCGTGTTCAAGAACGCCCGCCGCGTGTTCGAGGCGGGCCTGAACAAGAAGGCCACGCCCTACGAATGGGGCAAGGAAGTCGCACCGGGACTGACCGCTGTGGAAACTGTCGGCCACACGCCGGGCCACACCTCGTTCGTGCTCGCCTCCGGCTCCGACAGGGTGTTCATCCAGTCCGACGTGACCAACCTACCGGCGCTGTTCGTCGCCAATCCGGGCTGGCACCTGATGTTCGACCAGGATCCGGCGCTGGCGGAAAAGACTCGCCGCCGGGTCTACGACATGCTGGTCGCCGACAAGATGCGGGTCCAGGGCTTCCATTATCCGTTCCCGGCCAATGGCTTTGTCGAGAAGGACGGCAATGGTTACCGGCTGATCCCGGCACCGTGGAATCCAGTGATCTGA
- a CDS encoding PEGA domain-containing protein, producing MIIRLVLAVAIAAPCVGCASVTRGTTENISISSTPAGATAEITGLDIPTACVTPCVVQAKRNADITVTVSKEGYEPQIIPLTKEIPGTGAAGFAGNVLLGGLVGMGVDAATGAALDHKPNPVIVTLQPAAPPRAARPRPPRRPPQPQS from the coding sequence ATGATTATCAGACTAGTGCTGGCCGTCGCAATCGCGGCGCCGTGTGTTGGGTGTGCCTCGGTGACACGGGGAACGACAGAGAATATTTCCATTTCGAGCACGCCAGCGGGCGCGACAGCCGAAATTACCGGGCTGGATATTCCAACGGCTTGCGTGACGCCATGCGTGGTTCAGGCCAAGCGCAACGCCGACATCACCGTAACGGTCAGCAAGGAAGGCTATGAGCCGCAGATTATTCCGTTGACCAAGGAGATCCCCGGAACCGGGGCGGCAGGCTTCGCCGGTAATGTCCTGCTCGGTGGCCTGGTCGGAATGGGCGTCGATGCTGCGACCGGCGCGGCGCTGGATCACAAGCCAAATCCGGTCATTGTGACCCTGCAGCCTGCCGCGCCACCCCGTGCGGCCAGGCCGCGACCCCCACGACGCCCGCCACAGCCGCAGAGCTGA
- a CDS encoding outer membrane protein: protein MKKLVIALAAAATFSAPAVAADLGARPYAKAPAPVAAVYNWTGFYIFGGGGGGLWNADSNVQTFPGAIAITRDQRNGGSGWFGTVGAGYDMQFAGRWVAGIFGDAQFGDIRGSLTDPFFQTEGRMKLETSYAAGVRLGYLVAPNVLSYVNAGYTGSEWSGTTQSDLFVGGVGAIYTTPSFDRNGWFIGGGVENNLDLFGISAPGWFMKTEYRSAFYDRVTLPGTVTPALGGGPTGTAVTFKPWTQTISTSLVYRFNWGGPPVAAKY from the coding sequence ATGAAGAAATTGGTGATCGCGCTGGCTGCGGCAGCGACTTTCTCGGCCCCGGCCGTTGCGGCGGATCTCGGAGCTCGCCCTTATGCCAAGGCTCCGGCCCCTGTAGCCGCCGTTTACAACTGGACCGGCTTCTACATTTTCGGCGGCGGCGGCGGCGGGCTCTGGAACGCCGATAGCAACGTGCAGACCTTCCCCGGCGCGATTGCCATTACCCGCGATCAGCGAAATGGTGGCAGCGGCTGGTTCGGAACGGTGGGTGCCGGTTATGATATGCAGTTCGCTGGCCGATGGGTGGCTGGTATTTTCGGTGACGCGCAGTTCGGCGATATCCGCGGCTCCCTCACGGATCCCTTCTTTCAGACCGAAGGTCGTATGAAGCTTGAGACCAGCTATGCCGCTGGTGTGCGGCTGGGCTATCTGGTTGCTCCCAACGTGTTGTCTTACGTTAATGCCGGTTACACTGGTTCGGAGTGGTCGGGTACGACTCAATCTGACCTTTTCGTCGGTGGTGTCGGCGCCATTTACACGACGCCTTCCTTCGATCGGAATGGATGGTTTATTGGCGGCGGCGTCGAGAACAATCTGGACCTTTTCGGCATCTCGGCTCCCGGCTGGTTCATGAAGACAGAGTATCGCTCTGCTTTCTATGACCGCGTCACCTTGCCCGGGACGGTCACGCCTGCCCTCGGCGGCGGTCCGACCGGAACCGCTGTGACCTTCAAGCCCTGGACGCAGACCATCAGCACCTCGCTGGTCTACCGCTTCAACTGGGGCGGCCCCCCGGTCGCCGCCAAGTACTGA
- the parE gene encoding DNA topoisomerase IV subunit B, with protein MSKPLKSAAKPKSANDLFGAESKGRAAPKAASRGTSAEAGYTAADIEVLEGLEPVRRRPGMYIGGTDEKALHHLFAEVIDNAMDEALAGHASFIEVELSADGFLTVTDNGRGIPVDPHPKFPKKSALEVIMCTLHSGGKFDSKVYETSGGLHGVGVSVVNALSSRLEVEVARSQKLYRMSFERGHPKGKLEDLGKINNRRGTRIRFKPDTDIFGAKAAFKPQRLFKMTRSKAYLFGGVEIRWRCDPSLLKGVEDVPAEDSFHFPGGLKDYLGAAIHADTLVHPDIFSGKSGRNGAHGACEWAVAWTADADGFLSSYCNTVPTPDGGTHESGLRSAMLRGLKDHAERIGQGKRAAPVTSEDVMVGAAVMLSVFVREPEFQGQTKDRLATAEAQKIVEQAIKDPFDHWLSGNPLQANKLLDFVIERADERLRRRAEKEISRKTAVKKLRLPGKLTDCTNTAAEGSELFIVEGDSAGGTAKHARDRKTQAILPLRGKILNVASAGKDKLTANAQLSDLMQAIGCGTLAHYREEDLRYSRIIIMTDADVDGAHIASLLITFFYRLTPRLIDEGHLYLAVPPLYKLTHGSKTIYARDDAHKDALLKSEFNANAKVDVSRFKGLGEMMSSQLKETTMDPAKRTLLRVVLMADDREGTADSVERLMGTKAEARFAFISDKAEFASDDLLDV; from the coding sequence ATGTCCAAGCCATTGAAATCTGCAGCAAAACCTAAATCCGCCAATGACCTCTTCGGCGCGGAATCGAAGGGTCGCGCCGCGCCCAAGGCCGCCTCGCGCGGAACCAGCGCCGAGGCCGGCTATACCGCGGCCGATATCGAGGTGCTGGAGGGATTGGAGCCGGTGCGCCGGCGTCCCGGCATGTATATCGGCGGCACCGATGAGAAGGCGCTGCACCATCTGTTCGCCGAAGTCATCGACAACGCCATGGACGAAGCTCTGGCAGGGCACGCCTCGTTCATCGAGGTGGAGCTGAGCGCCGACGGATTTCTGACGGTCACCGACAACGGCCGCGGCATCCCGGTCGATCCGCATCCGAAATTTCCGAAGAAGTCGGCGCTCGAAGTCATCATGTGCACGCTGCATTCCGGCGGCAAATTCGACTCCAAGGTCTACGAGACCTCGGGCGGCCTGCACGGCGTCGGCGTTTCCGTCGTCAACGCCCTCTCCTCGCGCCTCGAGGTCGAAGTCGCGCGCAGCCAGAAGCTCTATCGCATGAGCTTCGAGCGTGGTCATCCCAAGGGCAAGCTCGAAGACCTCGGCAAGATCAACAATCGCCGCGGCACCCGCATCCGCTTCAAGCCTGATACCGATATCTTCGGCGCCAAGGCAGCGTTCAAGCCGCAGCGCCTGTTCAAGATGACGCGCTCGAAAGCTTACCTGTTCGGCGGCGTCGAGATCCGCTGGCGCTGCGATCCTTCGCTGTTGAAGGGCGTCGAGGACGTGCCCGCCGAGGATAGCTTCCACTTCCCGGGCGGCCTGAAGGATTATCTCGGCGCGGCGATCCACGCCGACACGCTGGTGCACCCCGATATCTTCTCCGGCAAATCGGGCCGCAACGGCGCCCATGGCGCCTGCGAATGGGCTGTGGCGTGGACCGCGGATGCCGACGGCTTCCTCTCCTCCTACTGCAACACGGTGCCGACGCCTGATGGCGGCACCCACGAATCCGGCCTGCGCAGCGCGATGCTGCGCGGCCTGAAAGACCATGCCGAGCGCATCGGCCAGGGCAAGCGCGCCGCGCCCGTGACGTCGGAAGACGTCATGGTGGGCGCCGCCGTGATGCTAAGCGTGTTCGTGCGCGAGCCAGAATTCCAGGGCCAGACCAAGGATCGTCTCGCCACTGCGGAAGCGCAGAAGATCGTCGAACAGGCGATCAAGGATCCGTTCGACCACTGGCTGTCGGGCAATCCGCTGCAGGCCAACAAGCTCCTGGATTTCGTCATCGAGCGCGCCGACGAGCGGCTGCGCCGCCGCGCCGAAAAGGAAATCTCGCGCAAGACGGCGGTGAAGAAGTTGCGCCTGCCCGGCAAGCTCACCGATTGCACGAATACGGCAGCCGAAGGCTCCGAGCTGTTCATCGTCGAGGGCGACTCGGCCGGTGGCACCGCCAAGCACGCGCGCGACCGCAAGACGCAAGCGATACTCCCCTTGCGCGGAAAAATCCTCAACGTCGCATCTGCCGGCAAGGACAAGCTCACCGCCAACGCCCAGCTCTCCGACCTGATGCAGGCGATCGGCTGCGGCACGCTTGCACATTACCGCGAAGAGGATTTGCGCTATTCCCGCATCATCATCATGACCGACGCCGACGTCGACGGCGCACATATCGCGTCGCTCTTGATTACGTTCTTCTACCGGCTCACGCCGCGGTTGATCGACGAGGGACATCTCTATCTGGCGGTGCCGCCGCTCTACAAGCTGACCCACGGCAGCAAGACGATCTACGCACGCGACGATGCACATAAGGACGCGCTCCTGAAGAGCGAGTTCAACGCCAATGCCAAGGTGGACGTCAGCCGATTCAAAGGGCTTGGCGAGATGATGTCGTCCCAGCTCAAGGAAACCACCATGGATCCGGCCAAGCGCACGCTGCTGCGCGTGGTGCTCATGGCCGACGACCGCGAAGGCACCGCCGATTCTGTCGAGCGGCTGATGGGAACCAAGGCCGAGGCGCGGTTCGCCTTCATCTCCGACAAGGCGGAATTCGCCAGCGACGACCTGCTGGACGTCTGA
- a CDS encoding FMN-binding negative transcriptional regulator: MYTPPPFKSDRAASLAFAEARGFGLACAWDGAKPVASSLPFYLTSANDGTPRVAFHVARHNPLVKLAGGTTSWLLAVNGADAYVSPDWYVSPDQVPTWLYQAVHLTGPVRAMSEDELAAQIEALSAKFEARLLPKKPWLSSKMTAGRLEAMKKAIVGLEMTVEEIEGSFKLNQHKSETDYAAVAGSLAAQADAGAQEIARLMKEARPNAFADETNQLERTVP, encoded by the coding sequence ATGTATACGCCACCACCGTTCAAGTCCGACCGCGCCGCGAGCCTCGCGTTCGCGGAAGCGCGCGGCTTTGGGCTGGCCTGCGCGTGGGATGGCGCAAAGCCGGTCGCCTCGTCGCTGCCGTTCTATCTGACCTCGGCCAATGACGGCACGCCGCGCGTGGCGTTTCATGTTGCGCGTCACAATCCGCTGGTAAAGCTCGCGGGCGGGACGACGTCCTGGCTGCTGGCCGTCAACGGCGCGGATGCCTATGTGTCGCCGGACTGGTACGTTTCGCCGGATCAGGTGCCGACCTGGCTCTATCAGGCGGTGCATCTGACTGGCCCGGTGCGGGCGATGTCCGAAGATGAACTCGCTGCGCAGATCGAGGCGCTCAGCGCCAAGTTCGAAGCGCGGCTGCTGCCAAAAAAACCGTGGCTGTCGTCGAAGATGACGGCCGGGCGGCTGGAAGCGATGAAGAAGGCGATCGTGGGTCTTGAGATGACGGTTGAAGAAATTGAAGGCAGCTTCAAGCTGAACCAGCACAAGTCCGAGACCGACTATGCCGCGGTTGCGGGATCGCTTGCCGCGCAGGCTGACGCCGGCGCGCAAGAGATTGCACGATTGATGAAAGAGGCGCGGCCCAATGCCTTTGCCGACGAAACGAACCAGCTCGAAAGGACCGTGCCATGA
- a CDS encoding MAPEG family protein gives MTRELFWLTLTVILTGLLWIPYIINRCQVRGLSGAMANPSRNDKPHAEWANRLMFAHDNAIENLIIFAPLVLILNAIDYSDRWTVMACAVYFWSRVAHLIVYTLGLPVFRTLAFTVGFLAQAVLALAIFRVV, from the coding sequence ATGACCCGCGAATTGTTCTGGCTGACGCTGACCGTGATTTTGACCGGGCTCCTCTGGATTCCCTACATCATCAATCGCTGCCAGGTGCGCGGCCTCTCCGGCGCGATGGCCAACCCCTCGCGCAATGACAAGCCGCATGCGGAATGGGCCAACCGGCTGATGTTCGCGCACGACAACGCGATCGAAAATCTGATCATCTTCGCGCCGCTGGTCCTGATCCTCAACGCCATCGACTATTCGGACAGATGGACCGTGATGGCCTGCGCCGTGTATTTCTGGTCCCGCGTCGCCCACCTGATCGTCTACACGCTCGGCCTGCCGGTATTCCGCACGCTGGCCTTCACTGTCGGCTTCCTGGCGCAGGCCGTGCTGGCATTGGCGATCTTCAGGGTGGTCTAG
- a CDS encoding DedA family protein, protein MEDYVRALADFVRDNQAWAAPIVLLLAFGESLAFVSLLVPAWGALVAIGALIGVSGISFWPVWLAGGIGAALGDWVSYWVGYRYKEHVAEMWPLSRYPEILPRGEEFVKKWGVPSIFIGRFFGPLRASVPLAAGIFEMSYWPFQIANFVSALIWSAALLLVGDVMGKIAEWLWRLA, encoded by the coding sequence ATGGAAGACTATGTGCGCGCGCTGGCTGATTTCGTGCGCGACAACCAGGCCTGGGCCGCACCGATCGTCCTGCTGCTGGCATTCGGCGAATCGCTTGCCTTCGTTTCGCTGCTGGTGCCCGCCTGGGGAGCGCTGGTCGCGATCGGCGCGCTGATTGGCGTCAGCGGCATCAGCTTCTGGCCGGTCTGGCTCGCCGGCGGCATTGGGGCTGCGCTCGGCGACTGGGTCTCCTACTGGGTCGGCTACCGCTACAAGGAGCACGTCGCGGAGATGTGGCCGCTGTCGCGCTATCCCGAGATCCTGCCGCGCGGCGAAGAGTTCGTGAAAAAATGGGGCGTGCCCTCGATCTTCATCGGCCGGTTCTTCGGGCCGCTGCGCGCCTCGGTGCCGCTCGCCGCCGGCATTTTCGAAATGTCCTACTGGCCATTCCAGATCGCCAATTTCGTTTCCGCGCTGATCTGGTCGGCCGCATTGCTGCTGGTCGGCGACGTCATGGGCAAGATCGCCGAATGGCTGTGGCGTCTGGCGTAG
- the argC gene encoding N-acetyl-gamma-glutamyl-phosphate reductase, with amino-acid sequence MSSKKKIGILGASGYTGADAVRLLARHPNAEISALTANTHAGKAMGDVFPHFFMLDLPKLVEWEKVDWTSLDAVFCGLPHGTTQEIIAAVLKANPKIKVLDMSADFRLRDKDTYAQWYGHEHRALELQSEAVYGLTEFYREKIASARLVACPGCYPTAALLALVPLAKAKLIDVDDIVIDAKSGVTGAGRGLKQNTLFSEAGEGLSPYSVGTHRHAPEIEQEIGVAAGSAVTVNFTPHLIPMARGELCTSYVKLAGGATPDDLRGALEKAYANEPFVHVAKKGVLPQTQNVRGSNYVQIGVVADRIKNRAIVISTLDNLVKGSAGQAIQNMNLMFDLPETAGLEQIALFP; translated from the coding sequence ATGAGTTCGAAGAAGAAGATCGGCATTCTCGGCGCCTCCGGTTACACCGGGGCCGACGCGGTGCGCCTGTTGGCGCGGCACCCGAATGCCGAGATCAGCGCACTCACCGCCAACACCCATGCGGGCAAGGCGATGGGCGATGTCTTTCCGCATTTCTTCATGCTGGACCTGCCGAAACTCGTGGAATGGGAGAAAGTGGACTGGACCAGCCTCGACGCGGTGTTCTGCGGGCTGCCGCACGGCACCACGCAGGAAATCATCGCCGCGGTCCTGAAGGCCAATCCGAAGATCAAGGTCCTCGACATGTCCGCCGATTTCCGGCTCCGCGACAAGGACACCTATGCGCAATGGTACGGCCATGAGCACCGGGCGCTCGAATTGCAAAGCGAGGCGGTCTATGGCCTGACCGAATTCTACCGGGAGAAGATCGCGTCGGCGCGGCTCGTCGCCTGTCCAGGCTGCTATCCGACCGCGGCGCTGCTCGCGCTGGTGCCGCTTGCCAAGGCAAAACTGATCGACGTCGACGACATCGTCATCGATGCGAAATCGGGTGTCACCGGCGCAGGGCGCGGGCTGAAGCAGAACACGCTGTTCAGCGAGGCGGGCGAGGGGCTGTCGCCCTATTCGGTCGGCACCCACCGGCATGCGCCCGAGATCGAGCAGGAGATCGGCGTCGCCGCCGGCTCTGCGGTGACAGTGAACTTCACGCCGCACCTGATCCCGATGGCGCGAGGCGAACTATGCACGTCCTATGTCAAGCTCGCGGGCGGCGCGACGCCGGACGATCTGCGCGGCGCGCTGGAGAAGGCCTACGCCAACGAGCCCTTTGTGCATGTCGCGAAGAAGGGCGTGCTGCCGCAGACCCAGAATGTGCGTGGCTCCAACTATGTGCAGATCGGCGTCGTCGCCGACCGCATCAAGAACCGGGCGATCGTGATATCCACGCTCGACAATCTGGTGAAGGGTTCGGCCGGACAGGCGATCCAGAACATGAACCTGATGTTCGACCTGCCCGAGACGGCGGGGCTGGAGCAGATCGCGCTGTTTCCGTGA
- a CDS encoding outer membrane protein → MKKYLLATALVGLGSAPTIAADLAARPYTKAPALAAVYDWTGFYIGVNAGVGIGRDRFQHDWLNSGSPYSFYASPQGGFGGGQIGYNWQTGSVLGPIVFGVEADIQGGDLSDDRTRFVNGPITTSYSQKLDWFGTARGRVGIANGPVLSYVTAGYAFGNVKTNATQVIGPLASSFSTDRTQSGWVFGSGVEASLGGNWTGKIEYLYLNLGNKTDISTLLATAPINTEIRENIFRVGLNYRIGGKAYAPVAAANWAGFYLGGNFGSGTGRDRSSLSIPAVPIVESFNLAPDGLNGGVQAGYNWQAANWVFGLEADIQGSTQKDNKTCILTCTAGLFAAYDATLPWFGTVRGRVGYSVGSTLFYATGGLAYGNIKTKINTFATGVPVTQSFSHTNAGWTAGAGIETPFTLLGLLGPNWTTKTEYLYVDLGSNSDNFIVGATPATATRSVTEHVFRTGINYHFNSPVVAKY, encoded by the coding sequence GTGAAGAAGTATCTGCTGGCCACCGCGCTCGTTGGCCTTGGTTCCGCTCCGACAATCGCCGCAGACCTCGCCGCAAGGCCCTACACCAAAGCTCCCGCACTGGCAGCCGTCTACGACTGGACCGGCTTCTACATCGGCGTCAACGCCGGCGTCGGCATAGGCCGTGATCGCTTTCAACACGACTGGCTCAATTCAGGCTCGCCGTATTCGTTCTATGCGTCGCCGCAGGGGGGCTTCGGCGGCGGCCAGATCGGCTACAACTGGCAGACGGGTTCGGTGCTCGGACCGATCGTTTTCGGCGTCGAGGCGGATATTCAGGGCGGCGACCTGAGCGATGACCGCACCCGTTTTGTCAACGGTCCCATTACGACAAGCTACAGCCAGAAGCTCGACTGGTTCGGCACCGCCCGCGGACGTGTCGGCATCGCCAATGGTCCAGTGTTGAGCTATGTGACCGCCGGCTACGCATTCGGAAACGTCAAGACCAACGCGACGCAGGTGATCGGCCCGCTCGCGTCCAGCTTCTCCACCGACCGCACGCAAAGTGGCTGGGTCTTCGGCAGCGGCGTCGAAGCGTCGCTGGGCGGCAACTGGACTGGAAAGATCGAGTATCTCTATCTCAATCTCGGCAACAAGACCGACATTTCCACCCTTCTTGCGACGGCTCCGATCAATACCGAAATTCGCGAGAACATCTTCCGGGTCGGCCTGAACTATCGCATCGGCGGCAAGGCATATGCTCCGGTCGCTGCCGCCAACTGGGCCGGGTTCTATCTCGGTGGCAATTTCGGGTCCGGTACAGGCCGCGATCGCAGCTCGCTGAGCATACCGGCGGTGCCGATTGTCGAGTCGTTCAACCTCGCGCCTGACGGGCTCAATGGCGGCGTCCAGGCGGGTTACAACTGGCAGGCGGCCAACTGGGTGTTCGGTCTCGAGGCTGATATTCAGGGCAGCACCCAGAAAGACAACAAGACGTGCATTCTCACCTGCACGGCCGGGCTCTTCGCGGCGTACGATGCCACGTTGCCATGGTTCGGTACGGTTCGCGGGCGGGTGGGCTATTCGGTCGGCTCGACCCTATTCTACGCGACCGGCGGTCTCGCGTACGGTAACATCAAGACCAAGATCAACACGTTCGCCACCGGCGTCCCGGTCACGCAATCGTTCTCGCATACCAACGCCGGCTGGACTGCCGGCGCGGGCATCGAGACGCCCTTTACGCTGCTTGGATTGCTGGGGCCGAACTGGACGACCAAGACCGAATATCTCTATGTCGACCTCGGTTCGAACTCGGACAACTTCATCGTCGGCGCTACCCCGGCGACGGCAACCCGTTCGGTGACCGAGCACGTGTTCCGCACCGGCATCAACTATCACTTCAATTCGCCGGTCGTCGCGAAGTACTGA
- a CDS encoding bifunctional 2-polyprenyl-6-hydroxyphenol methylase/3-demethylubiquinol 3-O-methyltransferase UbiG yields the protein MDEATLQFYRSNAEAYAGREITSRQARLTAFLALLPPAATILELGCGAGGDTAEMLARGFDVRATDGSPEMAEVASKRLGRPVETLLFHELDEVEAFDGIWANACLLHVPRDQLATVLSLIWRALKPSGVFFASYKEGDADGRDTLSRYYNYPSQDWLRATYAEAGNWNALSIERGEVRGFDHKMAPMLFVVAQKKR from the coding sequence GTGGACGAAGCGACGCTGCAGTTCTACCGCAGCAATGCCGAGGCCTATGCCGGGCGCGAGATCACCTCGCGTCAGGCGCGGCTGACGGCGTTTCTGGCGCTGCTGCCACCGGCCGCAACCATTCTTGAACTCGGATGCGGGGCAGGCGGCGACACCGCGGAAATGTTGGCGCGAGGTTTCGATGTCCGCGCGACCGACGGATCGCCGGAAATGGCCGAGGTGGCATCAAAGCGCCTCGGCCGTCCGGTCGAGACGCTGCTGTTCCACGAGCTCGACGAAGTCGAGGCGTTCGACGGTATTTGGGCCAATGCCTGCCTGCTGCATGTTCCACGCGACCAGCTTGCGACCGTGCTTTCGTTGATCTGGCGCGCATTGAAACCGAGCGGCGTGTTCTTCGCCTCTTACAAGGAAGGTGACGCCGACGGCCGCGACACGCTCAGTCGCTATTACAATTATCCCTCGCAGGACTGGCTGCGTGCGACCTATGCCGAGGCAGGAAACTGGAACGCGCTGTCGATCGAGCGCGGCGAGGTCCGGGGATTCGACCACAAGATGGCGCCGATGCTGTTTGTTGTGGCCCAAAAAAAGCGCTGA
- the argC gene encoding N-acetyl-gamma-glutamyl-phosphate reductase: MTLTDSHQPKTAGAATKPAVFVDGASGTTGLGIQERLRLQNDVVVKSIAEDKRKDAGAKRALMEEVDLVILCLPDDAAKETVALIDSMGASAPKVLDASTAFRVASDWTYGFPELTPDQADKIKAARKVSNPGCYPTGGIALLRPLVDAGLLPADYPVTINAVSGYSGGGKSMIASFEDGSAPSFELYGLGFEHKHLPETQLYSGLTRRPIFVPSVGNYRQGMLVSVPLHLDTLLGKPSGADLHAALAKRYAGSKYVSVMPLENAATKGGRIEPEALNETNQLELYVFASEKHRQAVLVARLDNLGKGASGAAVQNMRLMLGLAEK; encoded by the coding sequence ATGACCCTCACCGATAGCCACCAGCCGAAAACCGCCGGCGCCGCGACCAAGCCCGCCGTGTTCGTTGACGGCGCATCTGGCACCACGGGCCTTGGCATTCAGGAGCGCCTGCGGCTGCAGAACGATGTCGTCGTGAAGAGCATCGCCGAGGATAAGCGCAAGGATGCCGGCGCCAAGCGGGCGCTGATGGAGGAGGTGGACCTCGTCATCCTCTGCCTGCCCGACGATGCGGCGAAGGAAACCGTTGCGCTGATCGACAGCATGGGCGCGTCCGCGCCCAAGGTGCTGGACGCGTCGACCGCATTCCGGGTCGCCAGCGACTGGACCTATGGTTTTCCGGAACTCACGCCGGATCAGGCCGACAAGATAAAGGCCGCGCGAAAAGTCTCGAATCCCGGCTGCTATCCGACCGGTGGGATTGCGCTGTTGCGGCCGCTGGTCGATGCCGGTCTGTTGCCGGCCGATTATCCCGTCACCATCAACGCGGTCTCGGGCTATTCGGGGGGCGGCAAGTCGATGATCGCCAGTTTCGAGGATGGCAGCGCGCCGTCCTTCGAATTGTATGGCCTCGGCTTCGAGCACAAGCATCTGCCGGAGACGCAGCTTTACTCAGGGCTAACGCGGCGGCCGATCTTCGTGCCGTCGGTCGGCAATTACCGGCAGGGCATGCTGGTCTCGGTGCCGCTGCATCTCGACACGCTGCTCGGCAAGCCCAGCGGAGCCGACTTGCACGCCGCACTGGCCAAGCGCTACGCGGGAAGCAAGTACGTCTCGGTGATGCCGCTCGAGAACGCGGCGACCAAAGGCGGGCGGATCGAGCCCGAGGCGCTCAACGAGACCAACCAGCTCGAGCTTTACGTCTTTGCCAGCGAAAAACATCGTCAGGCGGTGCTCGTCGCGCGGCTCGACAATCTCGGTAAGGGCGCCTCTGGCGCAGCCGTGCAGAACATGCGGCTGATGCTCGGCCTTGCCGAGAAGTAA